In the genome of Pseudanabaena sp. BC1403, the window GATATTCCAATCCACCGAAATAGTATGAAATTGCCCCAAGTGCTACTAGGGGGATGAAATGTAAACGGTCAATCACTTTTAAAACCAGATCGCTTTCAACATCAGGGGGTAACTTATCTGGAAAGAAACGGGAAGATAACAGCCAGCCTCCTTGAGACCAATAAAATCCTTTGATTCCCAAAAATGGCGTATAGGGAGAATGTGGATCGCGATCGCTTTCAACATATTGATGATGGATCAGGTGGTGCGCTTTCCACCAACTTGGCCCCATCTGTCCCGCCGATGCTGCGACAATACTACCAATCCATAATAGTGGCGCAGGGGTTTGATAACTTTTGTGAGTAAGTAATCGATGATAAATGCCAGTCGTGGCAAGCATCCGAATTAAATATAATGTAATGATCCATGCGATCGCACCCCATGATAAACCAGTTGTTAAGACAAGTAGCGAACCGACATGACTGACGATAATCAACGTCGGGCCGACTAGATAAGAAACAATTGTGGGTAGAGAGTATTGCCTCATTTACTGTCCAAAAAATGTAATGTAAAGAAAATATGTTTACAGCGCTTTACCGCAAATTAAAACCCAGATAGTTTTTATATAGTTGACACAGCCAACCATGAAAAATTATTTGCATCCAGCTTGATTATAAAAGGCTAGAACGGTCGAGATATGAAAGTATTTAGTAACCGCCCCAACAAACCAAAGTAACATAATCCTTTCTCAGTGAATAATTACAGCAATTTGTTTTCAAACCCGCCACAAATAAGAATATAAACCCTATTGTGGGGCTTCGCCCTGCGCCCTTTCTTGTGGCTGCGATCGAACATTTCGTTGGGTTACTCGGCTAAGCCTTGCACAACTAATGAAGTAGTCCATTTTGCAGTGCCTTGTCCCGTAGTACCAGAGAACGCAATATACTTATCCAGATATCGCAACTGTTGTCTTCGCTACGGAACTAATGTTGCTTTTGAAGTCAGATCAGAATTTGTAGAAAGCCTAAAGCTTTTCTAAATTTATCCGCCCATACACCCGCTTAAATACCCTATGCCTAGCTTACCAAGCACGATTTATCCCATTGGCGCTTATAACCTTCATGGTTTAGTGTGGCAAACCGATGTAAGTACTGATGTAAATAATGGCAAACCCTACGCGCTTTGTGTAGATTCCTATCAGGGACATCTGCTCAAAATCGATCCCTTTTCTGAAGGTGCAACGGTACTGAATAACTACACAGCATTGCAGTTTCGAGACGCGACAGGTTTAGCGATCGCGGGTGAGACACTTTGGATTACTAAGGACAATGGAATTTATTACTGCAATATGGTTGATTTTGATCTACAACCATTTATGGAGCTACCCAACAAGATCGATGGCATTGCGGTCTCTGAGGGTGGTGTATATGTGAGTTCTAGTGAAGTCGGCAAAATTTTTGTATTCGGACGCGCCACTCGCACCTTGCTCCGAATTATGGATGCTCCTGGGGCAGGATTTGAGGCGCTGACTTTAGTGGGCGAAGAATTGTGGGTTAGCGATCGCACTGAAGAAACAGTTTATCGACTTAACGCCAAAACAGGCGAAGTGGTACATCGTGGT includes:
- a CDS encoding acyl-CoA desaturase gives rise to the protein MRQYSLPTIVSYLVGPTLIIVSHVGSLLVLTTGLSWGAIAWIITLYLIRMLATTGIYHRLLTHKSYQTPAPLLWIGSIVAASAGQMGPSWWKAHHLIHHQYVESDRDPHSPYTPFLGIKGFYWSQGGWLLSSRFFPDKLPPDVESDLVLKVIDRLHFIPLVALGAISYYFGGLEYLGAFFLSTTLLFHGVQTVNSLSHIVGDQPFITDDHSRNSGFVAFLTLGEGWHNLHHAFQSSCRHGITIRDGEVIYLPDPTFGFIKMLEFLKLASKLRLPSEKDLLTKAKKQNLPNLELAIASDKSNKSKETYSNLR